Proteins from a single region of Bos javanicus breed banteng chromosome 7, ARS-OSU_banteng_1.0, whole genome shotgun sequence:
- the SNAPC2 gene encoding snRNA-activating protein complex subunit 2, translating into MKPPQRRRAIPRRYLVEVTGPAAWRASEKRQLLRLLQARQGQPELDAAELARELPGRSNTEIQDFIRQLKGRVAREAIQRIHPGGPKGPRRWETQTPAPIEVWMDLAEKITGPLEEALTVAFSQVLAIAATEPISLLHSVPSKPTQACGKPLLLRAPGGQEDLGPEASSPAPEAPGGGEVPGSTPKTPGPAPEASSESLAGQSAEGDFSVDFEKIYTYLSSVSRGGQGPELSAAESAVVLDLLMALPEELSRLPCAALVQHMSGMYRHLTAPQRDLASGGLASGTEDSGAGSRGQEETGQASPQAPENAGSSQPISSWQAAGVCPLNPFLVPLELLRQVAR; encoded by the exons ATGAAGCCACCGCAGCGGCGGCGAGCGATCCCGAGGCGCTATCTGGTGGAGGTGACTGGCCCCGCGGCCTGGAGAGCCAGCGAGAAGCGGCAGTTGTTACGACTACTGCAGGCGCGACAGGGCCAACCAGAGCTGGACGCCGCCGAGCTGGCCCGAGAGTTACCGGGCCGGAGCAATACGGAG ATCCAGGACTTTATCCGGCAGCTCAAGGGCCGAGTGGCCCGGGAGGCCATTCAGAGGATACATCCAGGTGGCCCAAAGGGTCCAAGGCGTTGGGAAACACAGACCCCAGCTCCCATCGAG GTGTGGATGGATCTGGCTGAGAAGATAACAGGCCCACTGGAGGAGGCGCTTACTGTGGCTTTCTCACAG GTGCTCGCCATCGCTGCCACGGAGCCCATCAGCCTCCTGCACTCAGTGCCCTCCAAGCCCACGCAGGCTTGTGGAAAGCCACTGCTCCTCAGAGCCCCTGGAGGACAGGAGGACCTGGGTCCTGAGGCTTCCAGCCCCGCCCCCGAGGCCCCCGGAGGGGGTGAGGTTCCTGGCTCCACTCCCAAGACACCAGGCCCTGCTCCTGAGGCATCCTCCGAGTCCCTGGCTGGCCAGTCTGCTGAGGGAGACTTTTCTGTGGACTTCGAAAAGATCTACACATACCTATCATCCGTCTCCCGCGGTGGCCAGGGCCCTGAGCTTTCCGCAGCTG AGTCCGCTGTGGTCCTTGACCTGCTCATGGCGCTTCCTGAGGAGTTGTCCCGTCTGCCCTGCGCCGCCCTGGTTCAACACATGTCGGGTATGTACCGACATCTGACGGCCCCCCAGCGCGACCTTGCCAGTGGGGGCCTGGCGTCGGGAACTGAGGATAGCGGGGCAGGTTCCAGGGGTCAGGAGGAGACTGGCCAGGCCAGCCCTCAGGCCCCTGAGAATGCTGGCTCCAGCCAGCCCATATCCTCTTGGCAAGCGGCTGGGGTGTGCCCCCTGAACCCGTTCCTGGTACCCTTGGAGCTTCTGCGCCAGGTGGCAAGGTAG